The following are encoded together in the Zingiber officinale cultivar Zhangliang chromosome 8A, Zo_v1.1, whole genome shotgun sequence genome:
- the LOC122010876 gene encoding probable CCR4-associated factor 1 homolog 11: protein MAVAVVNNNDMLISSSAASTSASRVEVRSVWAHNLDEEFALIRSAVPFHPFVALDTEYPGVVVASKNPYCTLTLPQRYELIRANVEALRIVQVGLTLSDAAGNLPCAIYSDGTCVRYVWEFNFRDFDISRDRYAPSSVELLKANGIDFQKNQVWGIDSCRFAQHLATSGLLSFGHFSPVSWVTFQGAYDFAFLVKMLTCDCKLPMTVREFLHLVHFFFGKRVFDVKHLCKHCPGLHGGLERVASTVRVERAVGSRHQSGSDSLLTWQVFYQIASRVNPQLIHRPEHMGTLFDLQLQ, encoded by the coding sequence ATGGCTGTTGCAGTCGTCAACAATAACGATATGCTAATTTCCTCTTCCGCCGCCAGCACCAGCGCCAGCAGAGTCGAGGTTCGCTCCGTGTGGGCTCATAACCTCGACGAGGAGTTCGCCCTTATCCGCTCCGCCGTCCCGTTCCACCCCTTCGTCGCATTGGACACCGAGTATCCTGGGGTCGTCGTCGCTTCCAAAAATCCCTACTGCACCCTCACCCTCCCCCAGCGCTACGAATTGATCCGCGCCAACGTCGAGGCCCTCCGCATCGTCCAGGTCGGTCTCACCCTCTCCGACGCCGCCGGCAACCTCCCATGTGCCATCTACAGCGACGGCACTTGTGTGCGTTACGTGTGGGAATTTAATTTCCGCGACTTCGACATCAGCCGCGACCGTTACGCCCCTTCCTCCGTCGAACTGCTCAAGGCTAATGGCATCGACTTCCAAAAGAATCAAGTATGGGGCATCGACTCTTGCAGATTCGCCCAGCACTTGGCCACCTCCGGCTTGCTTTCCTTTGGCCATTTTTCTCCCGTCTCCTGGGTTACCTTCCAAGGCGCCTATGACTTCGCCTTCCTAGTGAAGATGCTGACATGCGACTGCAAATTACCAATGACCGTTCGTGAGTTCTTGCACCTCGTTCACTTCTTTTTCGGCAAAAGGGTGTTCGATGTGAAGCACCTTTGCAAGCATTGTCCTGGGCTTCACGGAGGATTGGAGCGGGTGGCCTCTACCGTCCGAGTTGAGCGAGCAGTGGGCTCTCGACATCAGTCCGGCTCCGATAGCTTATTAACATGGCAGGTGTTCTACCAAATCGCCTCTCGTGTGAATCCACAACTCATCCATCGTCCAGAACACATGGGAACCCTCTTTGACCTCCAACTGCAATAG